In Cheilinus undulatus linkage group 16, ASM1832078v1, whole genome shotgun sequence, one DNA window encodes the following:
- the ncdn gene encoding neurochondrin — protein MSDSAEVNGAPVMSSSPPAKEEQGGGEGGGGSERDGGGGLTDSQTEVLERCLHTLKHAKNDSHTLAALLLITRLCPANQLDKPTLRRIFEAVGLNLPARLLVTAIRGSENSGLPPHELLSLGTALLAALSTDPDMAAHPQLLATIPLLLGVLANGQVNQEKQEGQESDPANVEKSATENSEQKGDDDSEVKNKSASQESASPSKLDEAMAADCYQILAAVCALPRGQDQLLSRGAVPALCQALHQNQTFSRERGLPLLGCLLSGKTKDKAWNKHPAELLSLLVQLSKDFSKARDQSRLDMCAQLVQFLPPAGEAVENEELKGVVFQVWGVLRPMLQAKLTPRQIGPILVLSACLLDLFGWELVGPPKFCCLLVNRACVEVRMGLEEPPGSDVSPELQHTLTGCYRIMEAAIEQACCMGVSQTSAPNPPSSSSSLSLQQSRQVLGVLEETFSALIYYLQQVDRSRYGDPFVFATFRSLCSWLAEETSCLKEEVTGLLPFLIGYSRSHLQGESTEQGLSDWMAELSVREETEAWTGKEALRYLLPALCHLSAEEGPRKVLLTLDTPALLVDFLCQCWTFLKGKSGGVSNRDPSMETACSAILNFTVTEPERVRKDPCFKKLESLLGEALPVLVHKPRLLVLTANYCTLGLMIGRLKSALSGSVEASQRRFFSSALRFLRSALDSGSSPGPVKLSSGWEESWDEVEELWRLSLQALGGCVRAQPWITTLVREEGWLKHTLSMLSQCSALPDQHTQGALEEALCAMADQCPVCKQEIRDTMRNDRGALSSMENLKKAVGWK, from the exons ATGTCTGACAGTGCTGAAGTTAACGGTGCACCTGTCATGAGCAGCAGTCCTCCTGCAAAAGAGgagcagggaggaggagaaggtgGAGGAGGCTCGGAGAGGGATGGAGGGGGTGGTCTGACTGACTCCCAGACAGAGGTGTTGGAGAGGTGTCTTCATACACTCAAGCATGCTAAAAATGACAGTCACACGTTGGCTGCCCTCCTGCTG ATAACTCGCCTTTGCCCTGCAAACCAGCTTGACAAACCCACCCTGAGGCGCATCTTCGAAGCCGTGGGTCTCAACCTTCCAGCTCGACTTTTGGTGACAGCGATCAGAGGTAGTGAGAACTCCGGTTTACCCCCACACGAGCTCCTCTCTCTGGGAACAGCTCTGTTGGCTGCACTAAGCACGGACCCAGACATGGCCGCCCATCCACAACTCCTCGCCACCATCCCACTCCTGCTGGGTGTTTTAGCGAACGGACAAGTGAACCAGGAAAAACAGGAGGGTCAGGAGAGCGATCCTGCCAATGTGGAAAAATCAGCTACTGAAAATAGTGAGCAAAAGGGTGATGATGACAGTGAAGTTAAGAACAAATCAGCATCACAGGAAAGCGCCTCCCCCTCTAAGCTAGATGAGGCCATGGCCGCTGACTGCTACCAGATTCTTGCAGCTGTGTGTGCCTTACCCAGAGGTCAAGACCAGCTCCTGAGCAGGGGAGCTGTTCCAGCTCTGTGCCAAGCACTGCATCAAAACCAGACTTTCAGCCGTGAGAGGGGGCTTCCTTTGTTAGGTTGCCTCCTCTCTGGTAAAACCAAAGACAAAGCATGGAATAAACACCCTGCAGAACTCCTCTCCTTGCTGGTGCAGCTCTCCAAAGACTTCTCCAAAGCAAGAGACCAGAGCAGGCTGGACATGTGTGCTCAGCTGGTCCAATTTCTGCCCCCAGCAGGTGAGGCAGTAGAGAATGAGGAGTTGAAGGGAGTTGTGTTCCAGGTATGGGGGGTATTGAGACCCATGTTGCAGGCTAAGTTGACACCTAGACAGATTGGACCAATACTGGTCCTCAGTGCTTGTCTGCTGGATTTGTTTGGTTGGGAGCTTGTGGGACCGCCAAAGTTCTGCTGCTTATTGGTGAACCGGGCTTGTGTGGAGGTCAGGATGGGTTTGGAGGAGCCGCCAGGTAGCGACGTGAGCCCAGAGCTGCAGCACACACTCACAG GCTGTTACCGGATCATGGAGGCTGCTATCGAGCAGGCCTGCTGTATGGGAGTATCACAGACCTCTGCACCCAATCCTCCGAGCTCTTCCTCATCACTCAGTCTGCAGCAGAGCAGGCAGGTCCTTGGGGTGCTGGAGGAGACTTTCTCTGCGCTTATATACTATCTTCAGCAG GTGGATCGAAGTCGCTATGGTGACCCTTTTGTTTTCGCCACCTTTCGCTCTCTGTGCTCATGGCTGGCTGAGGAGACATCCTGTCTGAAGGAGGAAGTGACCGGACTTTTGCCCTTTCTGATTGGCTACTCCCGCAGCCATCTGCAGGGTGAGAGCACAGAGCAAGGCCTCTCTGATTGGATGGCTGAGCTATCTgtcagagaggagacagaggcgTGGACAGGAAAAGAAGCTCTGAG GTATCTTCTTCCTGCTCTGTGCCACCTGTCAGCAGAAGAAGGTCCCAGGAAGGTGCTGCTCACCCTCGACACCCCAGCATTGCTGGTGGACTTTCTGTGTCAGTGCTGGACTTTTCTCAAAGGGAAAAGTGGTGGCGTGTCTAACAGGGATCCCAGCATGGAAACTGCCTGCTCTGCCATCCTTAACTTTACTGTTACAGAACCAGAGAGAGTCAG GAAGGATCCATGTTTCAAAAAGCTTGAGTCTCTCCTGGGTGAAGCACTACCTGTTTTGGTTCATAAACCTCGCCTGCTGGTTCTAACAGCTAATTACTGCACATTGGGGCTAATGATTGGAAGACTCAAATCAGCTCTATCAG GTTCAGTTGAAGCCAGTCAGAGACGCTTCTTCTCCTCAGCTCTCCGGTTCCTCCGGAGTGCTCTGGACTCCGGCTCCAGCCCCGGCCCAGTGAAGTTGAGCTCCGGCTGGGAGGAGAGCTGGGACGAGGTGGAGGAGCTGTGGAGGCTGAGTCTACAGGCTCTGGGTGGCTGTGTCCGTGCTCAGCCTTGGATCACCACACTGGTCAGAGAGGAAGGTTggctcaaacacacactctccaTGTTGAGTCAGTGTAGCGCTCTGCCTGACCAGCACACACAGGGGGCGCTAGAGGAGGCTCTGTGTGCAATGGCAGACCAGTGCCCAGTGTGTAAACAGGAGATCAGAGACACAATGAGAAATGATAGAGGAGCTTTGAGCAGCATGGAGAACCTGAAGAAGGCTGTGGGATGGAAGTGA